A window of Haliscomenobacter hydrossis DSM 1100 contains these coding sequences:
- a CDS encoding RagB/SusD family nutrient uptake outer membrane protein — MKILFKYISLIALFFAISACDSELDIQPEQSLSPEVTFSNEAGAQAALLGAYSATQSLDAFGGLAIAINDYMADNVRFVGSFPTLQELNNYVTIASNGSIQTMWAAHYFAILAANAVIDNVPAVVDPGFTDAERKQLIGEAKFIRALTYFQMVTLWGQPYQVSNGNTPGVPLLLTAGALVGDIVKPARNTVAEVYAQVEKDLTEALPDVLNNFSAADQTRGRATKGAVNALLSRVSLYKGDWAKAAQYADAILVGNSLYALASDYSFYDANTSEDIFTIQMTTTDNSRTGSGGLGGYFLPAARGGRGDAPMSASIIAAYGTGDKRLTSLSFTGTDATTVSSTFTNKYKDGATNADNAPILRVTEMVLNKAEALVKSTNSVNAEAITLVNRLRTRAGLAPFEAAQFADAAALLTAILNERRLELAFEGHRRMDLLRNGLPLRTAGAGVGISAPGSPKVILPIPTREIDLGAALPQNAGY; from the coding sequence ATGAAAATACTTTTTAAATATATTTCGCTGATCGCCCTGTTTTTTGCCATCAGTGCCTGCGATAGCGAGCTGGACATTCAACCAGAACAATCACTTTCTCCGGAAGTCACCTTTAGTAATGAAGCTGGTGCTCAAGCCGCCCTATTGGGCGCTTATAGTGCCACCCAAAGTCTCGATGCCTTTGGTGGCTTAGCCATTGCGATCAACGATTATATGGCCGATAATGTGCGTTTTGTGGGTTCGTTTCCTACCTTACAGGAACTCAACAATTATGTGACCATTGCCAGTAATGGTAGCATTCAAACCATGTGGGCCGCACATTACTTTGCAATTCTCGCTGCCAATGCGGTGATTGACAATGTTCCGGCAGTAGTTGATCCCGGATTTACGGATGCTGAACGCAAACAACTGATTGGAGAAGCGAAATTCATCCGGGCTTTGACTTATTTCCAAATGGTTACTTTGTGGGGACAGCCCTATCAGGTCAGCAATGGCAATACCCCCGGTGTGCCACTGTTACTTACGGCTGGTGCCTTGGTAGGAGACATCGTCAAGCCTGCCCGCAACACGGTGGCGGAGGTGTATGCACAAGTTGAAAAAGACCTTACGGAAGCACTGCCCGATGTACTTAACAATTTCTCGGCAGCTGACCAAACCCGTGGCCGGGCTACCAAGGGAGCAGTGAATGCACTTTTGAGCCGGGTGAGTTTGTACAAAGGCGATTGGGCCAAAGCTGCTCAGTATGCTGATGCGATCTTGGTAGGCAATAGCTTGTACGCTTTGGCTTCAGATTACAGTTTCTACGATGCCAATACTTCGGAGGACATCTTCACAATTCAAATGACTACAACCGATAATTCTCGTACCGGATCAGGTGGTTTGGGCGGCTACTTCCTGCCTGCAGCGCGTGGTGGTCGTGGCGATGCGCCGATGTCGGCCAGTATTATTGCGGCGTATGGTACTGGCGACAAACGTTTGACCAGTTTATCGTTCACAGGTACGGATGCGACTACGGTGAGTTCAACCTTTACCAACAAGTACAAAGATGGTGCAACCAACGCAGACAACGCTCCCATCCTGCGGGTAACCGAAATGGTGCTCAACAAAGCCGAAGCACTGGTGAAAAGTACCAATAGTGTCAACGCTGAGGCCATTACCCTGGTTAACCGCTTGCGGACTCGGGCAGGACTTGCTCCTTTTGAAGCTGCTCAGTTTGCGGATGCTGCTGCACTGCTTACAGCGATTCTGAATGAGCGTCGCCTGGAATTGGCTTTTGAAGGTCACCGCCGCATGGACTTGTTGCGCAATGGGCTGCCCTTGCGTACGGCTGGAGCAGGAGTAGGTATTTCTGCACCTGGCAGTCCTAAGGTTATTCTACCGATCCCTACCCGGGAAATTGACTTGGGAGCTGCACTGCCGCAGAATGCGGGATATTAG
- a CDS encoding UDP-N-acetylmuramoyl-tripeptide--D-alanyl-D-alanine ligase, protein MEISSLHQLFLSTGKVSTDSRKIEPGCIFFALRGDNFNGNQYAQSALEQGASYAVVDDPALATQDRCIVVDDVLDTLQALAKFHRRQLHIPIIAITGSNGKTTTKELIAAVLGSQYPMHYTQGNLNNHIGVPLTLLQLDFRLEVAVIEMGANHQGEIDQLCRIAEPTHGLITNIGKAHLEGFGGIEGVKKGKSELYRYLAETDGLAFVNNDEPFLVELSSGVRKRIFYERSDDPAPNHKPYEVVLLQLQPFIRVAFLDENNQLIEAGSKLMGEHNFQNIKTAVTLGKYFKVPGKKIKAAIENYNPNMNRSQWVSWGTNSILLDAYNANPSSMEVTLRSFSESPASQRIAILGDMFELGESSAVEHERVAQLAQSLNFEQVILVGQHFAAIARQLGWLHFPNVGALKPWFEARQWENTAFLIKGSRGMALEKLLG, encoded by the coding sequence ATGGAAATTTCAAGCCTTCATCAACTGTTTCTCTCTACTGGCAAAGTATCAACCGATTCACGAAAAATCGAGCCGGGATGTATCTTTTTTGCTTTGCGCGGCGACAACTTCAATGGCAATCAATATGCGCAGTCGGCCTTGGAACAAGGTGCCAGTTATGCGGTAGTTGATGACCCGGCACTTGCCACGCAAGATCGTTGCATTGTCGTAGATGATGTGCTTGATACCTTGCAGGCACTGGCCAAATTTCACCGGCGTCAATTGCACATTCCCATCATCGCCATTACGGGGAGCAATGGCAAAACGACTACCAAAGAGTTGATTGCAGCGGTGCTGGGCAGCCAATATCCCATGCATTATACCCAGGGCAACCTGAACAACCACATCGGAGTGCCCCTTACCCTGTTACAGCTTGATTTTCGATTGGAAGTAGCGGTGATCGAAATGGGTGCCAATCATCAAGGGGAAATTGATCAATTGTGCCGGATTGCCGAGCCTACCCACGGCCTCATTACCAACATTGGCAAAGCACACCTGGAAGGCTTTGGTGGAATTGAAGGGGTGAAAAAAGGCAAATCGGAATTGTACCGCTATCTGGCGGAAACGGATGGCCTGGCTTTTGTGAACAATGATGAACCCTTTTTGGTAGAGCTTTCTTCAGGGGTCAGGAAGCGCATTTTTTATGAGCGCAGCGATGACCCTGCGCCCAATCATAAACCTTACGAGGTGGTACTGCTGCAATTGCAGCCATTTATTCGGGTCGCCTTTTTGGATGAAAACAATCAATTGATTGAAGCAGGCAGCAAGTTAATGGGGGAACACAACTTCCAAAACATCAAAACCGCGGTTACCTTGGGAAAATACTTCAAGGTGCCGGGTAAAAAAATAAAGGCGGCAATTGAAAACTATAACCCCAACATGAATCGCTCGCAATGGGTATCTTGGGGTACTAATTCGATTTTGCTGGATGCCTATAATGCCAACCCCAGTAGCATGGAGGTTACGCTGCGTTCTTTTTCGGAAAGCCCTGCGTCCCAGCGGATTGCTATATTGGGAGACATGTTTGAGTTGGGAGAGTCAAGCGCCGTTGAACATGAACGGGTTGCCCAATTGGCCCAAAGCCTGAATTTTGAGCAGGTTATCTTGGTTGGGCAGCATTTTGCGGCAATTGCCAGGCAGCTAGGCTGGCTGCATTTCCCCAATGTCGGTGCCTTAAAACCCTGGTTTGAAGCACGGCAATGGGAAAATACCGCTTTTCTCATCAAAGGATCGCGGGGTATGGCCTTGGAGAAACTGTTGGGGTAA
- a CDS encoding OmpA family protein, producing MQKRTMLMFLLIFCTGLVWGQDAIESKEDNAKAEKPAKVKAEKPEKVAKEKPQTTGLAIPKNMFEFGLNGGATILGSDVTPKPSYGAGFHIRKAVDYVFSLRADFLYADLKGMNPVSNIERDFNTTWMSGTGYGVMSLNSLRWDKAVRPTNLYIMGGVGANTFEARSFNTDDNLRVFDTLEHDFAPHVGLGAGISFRLGKKVNIALEEQAFMVFGGRADRIDNIAPTNSRSNFRDVVSFTNLSINFNLGNASSHTEPLYWINPLDGVLNSIDDKINQRTTGLIKDEDGDGVLDAIDQDPNTPAGAMVDTKGRTLDSDRDGVPDHIDKEPFYMPQPNEKVDEQGVVTNPQPGSPGRPGGPGGVTEERVKELIDQALQNYQIADNRSNAAEWFLPMLHFPSSTAVIKYSDYGNLAGVGRMLKANPSIRLVVTGFTDSTGSESINNQLSYDRAKNVIEHLMNNHGIARGRFVLQWKGSADNLVPTSSSYMNRRAEFRIAGPGDVEQDPPAPKEGGY from the coding sequence ATGCAAAAACGTACTATGTTGATGTTTCTCCTGATATTCTGCACCGGATTGGTTTGGGGGCAGGATGCAATCGAATCAAAGGAGGACAATGCAAAAGCTGAAAAACCAGCTAAAGTTAAAGCTGAAAAACCAGAAAAAGTAGCCAAAGAAAAACCCCAAACCACCGGATTGGCTATTCCGAAAAACATGTTTGAATTTGGTTTGAATGGCGGTGCCACCATATTGGGCAGCGACGTTACACCAAAGCCATCGTATGGCGCGGGTTTCCACATTCGCAAAGCAGTAGATTATGTCTTTTCGCTCCGGGCAGATTTCTTGTATGCAGATCTGAAAGGGATGAACCCCGTCTCCAACATCGAGCGGGATTTCAACACCACCTGGATGTCGGGAACGGGTTATGGCGTCATGTCGCTGAATAGTTTGCGCTGGGACAAAGCGGTACGCCCCACCAATTTGTACATCATGGGTGGTGTAGGTGCGAACACCTTTGAGGCCAGGTCGTTTAACACCGATGATAACCTCCGGGTTTTTGACACCCTTGAACATGATTTTGCCCCGCACGTTGGTTTGGGTGCTGGTATTTCTTTTCGTTTGGGTAAAAAAGTCAATATTGCCCTGGAAGAACAAGCTTTTATGGTCTTTGGCGGGCGAGCCGACCGCATCGACAATATTGCACCTACCAATAGTCGATCCAACTTTCGCGATGTTGTTTCCTTTACCAACTTATCGATTAATTTTAACTTGGGCAATGCTTCCAGCCACACTGAACCCTTGTATTGGATCAACCCCCTCGATGGTGTGTTGAATTCAATTGACGATAAAATCAACCAACGCACCACGGGTTTGATCAAAGACGAAGATGGTGACGGGGTTTTGGATGCCATCGACCAGGATCCCAATACGCCTGCCGGAGCGATGGTGGATACCAAAGGCCGTACCCTGGATTCAGACCGCGATGGTGTGCCAGATCACATTGACAAAGAGCCATTCTACATGCCTCAGCCCAATGAAAAAGTGGACGAACAAGGGGTAGTAACCAATCCTCAACCCGGTAGCCCTGGCCGCCCCGGCGGACCCGGTGGCGTAACCGAAGAACGGGTAAAAGAACTAATCGATCAAGCACTACAGAATTATCAAATTGCCGACAACCGCTCCAACGCCGCAGAATGGTTTTTGCCGATGTTGCATTTTCCCAGCTCTACGGCCGTTATCAAGTATTCTGATTATGGCAACCTTGCCGGGGTTGGTCGGATGCTGAAAGCAAACCCAAGTATCCGTTTGGTGGTTACTGGCTTTACCGACAGTACGGGGTCTGAAAGCATCAACAACCAACTGTCCTACGATCGTGCCAAAAACGTAATTGAACACCTGATGAACAATCATGGTATCGCACGTGGTCGCTTTGTATTGCAGTGGAAAGGTTCTGCTGATAACCTGGTCCCAACTAGTTCAAGCTATATGAACCGCCGGGCAGAATTCCGCATTGCTGGCCCTGGCGATGTAGAGCAAGATCCACCTGCTCCGAAAGAGGGAGGCTATTAA
- a CDS encoding SUMF1/EgtB/PvdO family nonheme iron enzyme: MKKLLKYGAYLLVAVVFFTSCKSKEASSTTGWNYNDTKWGGFEKLNYEGQITGPNLVPIEGGTFPMGLTQEDVMFDWNNVPRRITVSSFYMDETEVSNIDYREYTYWVGRVYGETYPEVYRKAVPDTMVWYDDLSYNEPMVNTYFRHPSFDNYPVVGVSWVQASEYCLWRTDRVNEMLLIKRGILNENTEQKDDDSFNTGSYLVGQYEGNVRKNLKDLRTGEERPARFEDGIMLPEYRLPTEAEWEYAALALRGNQSAEGDENYTDRRNYPWNGQTVRYQKHDKYQGQMLANFKKDKGDYMGIAGKLNDNAAVTAEVRSFLPNDFGLYNMAGNVNEWVFDVYRPLTSQTLRDADNHDLNPVRGNKFKRVETDEDGRPVEKDSLGRIKYRYIQDDELATRDNIRRGDALNYRDGDKESEAYYDYEAHTLVSDKARVYKGGSWADRAFWLSPGARRFKDEDEADRTLGFRCAMSRMGGSATNDKPSGNQFKVKQRRVDRRYK, encoded by the coding sequence ATGAAAAAGTTGTTGAAGTACGGTGCCTACCTCCTTGTTGCAGTGGTGTTTTTCACTTCTTGTAAGAGCAAGGAAGCTTCTTCCACCACGGGTTGGAACTACAATGATACCAAGTGGGGAGGCTTCGAGAAGCTGAATTACGAGGGTCAAATTACTGGACCTAACCTCGTTCCGATCGAGGGTGGGACTTTTCCCATGGGACTTACCCAAGAAGATGTCATGTTTGACTGGAACAACGTTCCGCGTCGCATTACGGTTTCTTCATTCTATATGGATGAAACGGAGGTCTCCAACATCGATTATCGTGAATACACCTACTGGGTAGGCCGTGTTTACGGAGAAACTTATCCAGAAGTTTACCGTAAGGCAGTGCCGGATACCATGGTTTGGTACGACGATCTGTCTTACAACGAACCAATGGTGAACACTTATTTCCGACACCCCTCTTTCGACAATTATCCCGTAGTTGGAGTATCCTGGGTACAGGCTTCCGAGTACTGCCTCTGGCGCACCGACCGGGTAAACGAGATGTTACTCATCAAGCGGGGTATCCTCAACGAAAACACGGAGCAAAAAGACGACGATAGCTTCAATACTGGTTCCTACCTGGTAGGCCAATACGAAGGTAACGTCCGCAAAAACCTCAAAGACTTACGGACTGGTGAAGAACGCCCGGCACGTTTTGAGGATGGCATCATGTTGCCAGAATATCGCCTTCCTACCGAGGCAGAATGGGAATACGCTGCTTTAGCATTGCGTGGCAACCAATCCGCTGAAGGGGACGAAAACTATACCGATCGGCGCAACTATCCCTGGAATGGACAGACCGTGCGCTACCAAAAGCACGATAAGTACCAAGGGCAAATGTTGGCCAACTTCAAAAAAGACAAAGGGGATTACATGGGTATTGCAGGTAAACTGAACGACAACGCAGCCGTTACCGCTGAAGTACGCAGCTTCCTCCCCAACGATTTTGGCTTGTACAACATGGCGGGTAACGTCAACGAATGGGTGTTCGACGTCTATCGCCCCCTGACCAGCCAAACCCTTCGTGATGCAGACAACCATGATTTGAACCCAGTGCGTGGTAACAAATTCAAGCGGGTTGAAACCGATGAAGATGGCCGCCCGGTAGAAAAAGACAGCTTGGGACGGATCAAATACCGTTACATCCAGGATGATGAATTGGCTACCCGTGACAACATTCGCCGTGGAGACGCCTTGAACTACCGCGACGGTGACAAAGAATCGGAAGCTTACTACGATTACGAGGCACACACCCTGGTTAGCGACAAAGCGCGCGTGTACAAAGGAGGTTCCTGGGCTGACCGTGCCTTCTGGCTTTCACCGGGTGCTCGCCGCTTCAAAGACGAAGATGAAGCCGACCGTACGCTTGGTTTCCGTTGTGCCATGAGCCGGATGGGTGGATCTGCCACCAATGACAAACCCAGTGGCAACCAATTCAAAGTGAAGCAAAGACGGGTTGATCGTCGCTACAAATAA
- a CDS encoding SusC/RagA family TonB-linked outer membrane protein, whose translation MKQLSLVLALLLSSSMLLWAQRTITGKVTDDNGEALIGASILVKGTVKGTITDIEGNFSLAIPDGANSLQVSYTGFKAQEVVLGSETTLTIIMETDAIGLDETVVVGYGTQSNRFRVQSVGTVTEQSIKNQPLLGPQQLLQGQVAGVQMTNMSGILGSSAAIRVRGPSSINAGGNPLFVIDGVPLNDRDYAAGQGTPGGGLNPLNDINPNDIASMTVLKDAAATSIYGSRGANGVILITTKKGKAGTNTVNFDYFTGTTQPTFVLDMMNAQEYRDYRKAYSNVTVPGEGGFDWPNAVRQTGKINNYTLNLSGGNDKTQYYLSGSYLTQSNYAIGNDLDRLNGRLNFNHAFSNKFRFGANIGISRIVNDRVGSDNNTFAPLTSAFLQLPTVQPYDAAGNFVNTGFITNVLALEALGTNDLVTLRSYANTYFKLDLLPGLFAQSDWGIDLVDIQETTRQANINTPGGLASNRLSTDNKWLTTNTLNLDRQFGKLAVGAVAGFSFETALFDFTYVEGRNFSSDALRNVSSAATPTSTQNNRSQWALNSQFVRTNFRFNDRYVLEGSLRRDGSSRFGSENRYGTFWAVSGGWIVSEESFLKNVGFINQLKLTASYGTNGNDRIGDFPSLGLFGSGVLSDYSGGAGLRPTQIANPDLKWETSSQLDFGISLAVLNSRVSLDVNYYVKNTKDLLLNIPLPELNGFNSITRNAGEMENRGVDITLNTVNVKTKKFEWRTNFNIGFLKNEVLSLPDATKDLQGRQFVGTALQRAIVGNSISMFYMVRYKGINPDNGNAEWLDRDGNVINTVSPNERVIVGDAIPDFTGGFSNTFNYGGFDLNVFLNFTYGNSIYLGDLTFTENPIGGFNYSRQLLDYWTENNRDAVSPAPTSATRNVFSQSSSRHLLDGSFLRLRNVSLGYTLKASALKTKAFQSARFYVMGQNLWTLRAKEWEGRGQDPEIADAGNNNLRQGQSFFTPPQAKMVTAGLNVTF comes from the coding sequence ATGAAACAACTCTCACTAGTCTTGGCTCTGCTGCTCAGCAGTAGCATGTTGCTATGGGCGCAACGAACAATTACGGGTAAAGTAACCGATGACAATGGAGAAGCCCTCATCGGTGCCTCCATCCTGGTCAAAGGGACCGTAAAGGGAACCATCACCGACATCGAGGGGAATTTTTCTCTGGCCATCCCCGATGGTGCAAACAGCCTGCAAGTATCTTACACGGGTTTTAAAGCCCAGGAAGTTGTGCTGGGATCTGAAACCACTTTAACCATCATTATGGAAACGGATGCCATCGGGCTTGACGAAACTGTGGTGGTTGGTTATGGTACCCAAAGCAATCGTTTCCGGGTGCAAAGTGTAGGAACCGTTACGGAGCAATCCATCAAAAATCAACCCTTGTTAGGGCCACAACAACTCCTGCAAGGTCAAGTAGCTGGCGTTCAGATGACCAACATGTCGGGGATATTAGGCTCATCCGCTGCCATCCGGGTACGGGGGCCTTCCTCGATCAACGCAGGTGGTAACCCCTTGTTTGTGATTGATGGGGTACCGCTCAACGACCGCGATTACGCTGCTGGACAAGGCACTCCTGGGGGTGGTTTGAACCCCTTGAATGACATCAACCCCAATGACATCGCATCCATGACGGTGCTGAAAGACGCAGCCGCGACCTCCATTTACGGCTCACGTGGTGCCAATGGGGTAATTTTGATTACCACCAAAAAAGGCAAAGCGGGTACCAACACGGTTAATTTCGACTACTTTACGGGTACTACCCAGCCTACTTTTGTGCTGGACATGATGAATGCCCAGGAATACCGCGATTACCGCAAGGCTTATTCCAACGTAACCGTACCCGGTGAAGGCGGTTTCGATTGGCCAAATGCGGTACGTCAAACTGGAAAAATCAACAACTACACGTTGAATTTGTCCGGAGGAAACGATAAAACCCAGTACTACCTTTCTGGAAGTTACCTCACTCAAAGCAACTATGCCATCGGCAACGACCTGGATCGTTTGAATGGTCGTTTGAACTTCAACCATGCTTTTTCCAATAAATTCCGTTTTGGAGCCAATATTGGTATCTCCCGGATCGTCAATGACCGGGTTGGTTCAGACAACAACACTTTTGCTCCATTGACCTCTGCATTTCTACAATTGCCAACAGTACAACCATACGATGCAGCAGGGAATTTCGTAAATACGGGTTTCATTACCAACGTTTTGGCCTTAGAGGCCTTGGGTACTAACGACCTGGTCACTTTGCGTTCCTATGCCAATACTTACTTCAAGCTGGACCTTTTGCCTGGTTTGTTTGCCCAATCAGATTGGGGTATTGACCTGGTGGATATTCAGGAAACTACACGCCAAGCCAACATCAACACGCCTGGTGGATTGGCATCTAATCGCCTGAGTACTGACAACAAATGGTTGACTACCAACACGCTCAACCTCGATCGCCAGTTTGGTAAACTTGCCGTAGGTGCTGTGGCTGGTTTCAGCTTTGAAACGGCACTGTTCGATTTTACGTATGTAGAAGGGCGCAACTTTTCCTCTGACGCCTTGCGCAACGTTTCATCCGCAGCTACACCAACCTCTACCCAGAACAACCGCAGCCAATGGGCGCTGAATAGTCAATTTGTACGGACCAACTTCCGCTTCAATGATCGTTATGTTCTGGAAGGTTCACTTCGTCGCGATGGTTCTTCCCGCTTTGGATCAGAGAACCGCTACGGTACTTTCTGGGCAGTATCCGGGGGTTGGATCGTTTCAGAAGAAAGCTTCCTGAAAAATGTAGGCTTCATCAACCAGTTGAAATTAACCGCCAGCTACGGAACCAATGGTAACGACCGCATTGGGGACTTCCCTTCTTTGGGACTCTTTGGTAGTGGGGTATTGTCGGATTATTCCGGTGGCGCTGGCTTGCGCCCAACTCAGATCGCCAATCCGGACTTGAAATGGGAAACCAGTAGCCAGTTGGATTTCGGCATCTCCTTGGCCGTACTGAACAGCCGGGTAAGTTTGGATGTCAACTACTATGTCAAAAACACCAAAGACCTGTTGTTGAACATTCCTCTTCCTGAACTGAATGGCTTCAACAGCATTACGCGCAACGCGGGTGAAATGGAAAACCGGGGGGTAGACATCACCCTGAATACCGTCAACGTCAAGACCAAAAAATTTGAATGGAGAACCAATTTCAACATTGGCTTCCTGAAAAATGAGGTACTGAGCCTACCCGATGCAACCAAAGACCTGCAAGGCCGTCAATTTGTAGGCACTGCACTACAACGTGCAATAGTGGGCAACTCCATCAGCATGTTCTATATGGTACGTTACAAGGGAATCAACCCGGATAACGGTAACGCCGAATGGTTAGACAGAGATGGCAATGTAATCAATACCGTTAGCCCCAACGAACGGGTTATTGTGGGTGATGCTATTCCTGACTTTACGGGTGGTTTCTCCAATACGTTTAACTACGGTGGCTTTGATTTGAATGTATTTCTCAATTTCACCTACGGAAACTCGATTTATCTCGGTGATCTGACCTTTACGGAAAACCCCATTGGTGGTTTCAATTATTCCCGCCAATTGTTGGACTATTGGACTGAGAACAATCGGGATGCGGTTTCACCAGCACCAACCAGTGCTACGCGCAACGTTTTTTCCCAGAGTTCTTCCCGTCATCTTTTGGATGGCTCTTTCTTGCGCTTGCGCAACGTTTCACTGGGTTACACCTTAAAGGCCAGTGCCTTGAAAACCAAAGCATTCCAAAGTGCTCGTTTTTACGTGATGGGCCAAAACCTGTGGACTTTACGCGCCAAAGAATGGGAAGGACGTGGTCAAGACCCCGAAATTGCGGATGCGGGTAACAATAACCTGCGTCAGGGTCAGTCGTTCTTTACACCTCCTCAGGCCAAGATGGTTACCGCTGGACTAAACGTCACGTTTTAA
- a CDS encoding arginase family protein: MLDNWLSPIAHSALALPNLEEDHLGKCIQIHTEGNFPDLHGIQIAIIALNEKEGLALRKALYPMSFPFEGLHIADLGTIRKCSPEFIMPVLIELHESDILPILIGSDPALLQIQYKGLQHEVQHINMVAIDELIRLSVPAEDKSPDLFNEIVFQEKSKLFHLGIIGCQTHFTLPSTYRLMEELHFDYIRLGTAKASLAEVEPIIRDADLLSFQMAALKQCEAPGQDNPSPSGFNVEEACQLSRYAGMSEKVKSFGIFGYKASLDRKAQTANVLAQLIWYFLDGLNNRKGDFPVTTEGLTEYIVELKTLDFTVTFWKSQRSGRWWLQVPVKTAKKHQRHRLIPCSYNDYKMASQDELPDRLVNAFKRFL, from the coding sequence ATGCTAGACAACTGGCTTAGCCCGATTGCCCACAGTGCACTTGCCCTCCCAAACCTGGAAGAGGATCACTTGGGTAAGTGTATCCAAATCCATACCGAAGGTAATTTCCCGGACTTGCATGGCATTCAAATTGCCATCATTGCCTTGAATGAAAAGGAGGGTTTGGCCTTGCGCAAGGCACTCTACCCGATGAGTTTTCCATTTGAAGGATTGCACATTGCCGATTTGGGTACCATCCGCAAATGCAGCCCCGAATTCATCATGCCAGTGTTGATTGAATTGCACGAAAGTGATATTTTGCCCATCCTCATCGGCAGTGATCCGGCTTTATTACAAATCCAGTACAAAGGGCTACAACACGAAGTGCAACACATCAATATGGTTGCGATTGATGAACTCATCCGTTTAAGTGTACCTGCTGAAGATAAAAGTCCAGACTTATTTAACGAAATTGTGTTTCAGGAAAAATCGAAGTTGTTCCATCTGGGCATCATTGGCTGTCAAACTCATTTTACGCTCCCGAGTACCTATCGATTGATGGAAGAGCTGCATTTTGATTACATCCGTTTGGGAACGGCTAAAGCCAGTCTGGCTGAAGTAGAACCCATCATCCGCGATGCTGATTTGTTGAGCTTCCAAATGGCCGCACTCAAACAATGTGAAGCCCCTGGTCAGGACAACCCAAGCCCCAGTGGATTTAATGTTGAAGAGGCCTGTCAACTCAGCCGCTATGCCGGAATGAGCGAAAAGGTAAAATCATTCGGGATATTTGGCTATAAGGCTTCACTGGATCGCAAAGCACAGACCGCCAATGTACTGGCGCAGCTGATTTGGTATTTTCTGGATGGGCTCAACAACCGCAAAGGTGATTTCCCGGTCACGACGGAAGGATTAACCGAATACATTGTAGAATTAAAAACGCTGGATTTTACGGTTACTTTTTGGAAAAGCCAACGCAGTGGGCGCTGGTGGCTCCAAGTGCCTGTTAAAACGGCCAAAAAACACCAACGCCATCGTTTGATTCCCTGTTCTTACAATGATTACAAAATGGCTTCACAGGACGAGTTGCCGGACCGTTTGGTCAATGCATTTAAACGCTTTTTATAG